The following proteins come from a genomic window of Streptomyces sp. NBC_01716:
- a CDS encoding ARPP-2 domain-containing protein, with amino-acid sequence MTGLDFTGLTARPAQVWGGVRLVPLVREEPMPGLRLHREVYHRFGEVLVSPGTRYVSYIPHGLIADWSGGSSAANGTEGGQSAAYGTQLDTTRPTAMGVDRHHRMIKRRPPKKKDGAAGAVGRCRFLPLHLAMEGYLALHFGGPTIAWEEWSREAVRQGLSPRSESAYLGLGVPGLADALRVFEIHPGQCGVMVYVADALAAAFVVPHPDDYRALHPTLLQDMYGELIYQYGHFGGPVPDFDARLGDGRYITTLADLRAAARERERAWSESHDTVMARELLGESYAFERVYRMGAFDMYRFLPPFRTGSDEQHIGELITDRKGRTAYLKTFRLSPAQSRRGHLLNSLANNDWQLVRTADQLGTTPEEIVRRIHAAGFATLLR; translated from the coding sequence ATGACCGGGCTCGACTTCACCGGGCTGACCGCGCGCCCGGCGCAGGTGTGGGGCGGCGTCCGGCTGGTGCCGCTGGTGCGCGAGGAGCCGATGCCGGGGCTCCGGCTGCACCGGGAGGTGTACCACCGGTTCGGTGAGGTCCTGGTGTCGCCGGGCACGCGCTATGTGTCGTACATCCCGCACGGCCTCATCGCCGACTGGTCCGGGGGGAGTTCGGCGGCGAACGGGACGGAAGGCGGGCAGTCGGCCGCGTACGGGACGCAGTTGGACACCACGCGCCCCACGGCGATGGGCGTCGACCGGCACCACCGCATGATCAAGCGGCGCCCTCCGAAGAAGAAGGACGGGGCGGCGGGCGCCGTGGGGCGCTGCCGTTTCCTGCCGCTGCATCTGGCGATGGAAGGGTATCTGGCGCTGCATTTCGGCGGGCCGACGATCGCCTGGGAGGAGTGGTCGCGGGAGGCGGTGCGGCAGGGCCTCTCGCCGCGTTCCGAGTCCGCGTATCTGGGGCTCGGGGTGCCCGGACTGGCAGACGCGCTGCGGGTCTTCGAGATCCATCCGGGGCAGTGCGGGGTGATGGTGTACGTCGCGGACGCGCTCGCCGCGGCGTTCGTGGTACCGCACCCGGACGACTACCGCGCCCTGCATCCGACGCTGCTCCAGGACATGTACGGGGAGTTGATCTACCAGTACGGCCACTTCGGCGGCCCCGTACCGGACTTCGACGCGCGCCTCGGCGACGGGCGGTACATCACGACGCTCGCCGATCTGCGGGCGGCGGCGCGGGAGCGGGAGCGGGCGTGGAGCGAGTCGCACGACACGGTCATGGCGCGTGAACTGCTGGGCGAGTCGTACGCGTTCGAGCGTGTCTACCGGATGGGGGCCTTCGACATGTACCGCTTCCTGCCGCCGTTCCGTACCGGCTCCGACGAGCAGCACATCGGCGAGCTGATCACGGACCGCAAGGGCCGGACGGCGTACCTGAAGACGTTCCGGCTCTCTCCGGCGCAGAGCAGGCGGGGGCATCTGCTGAACAGCCTGGCCAACAACGACTGGCAGCTGGTGCGGACGGCGGACCAGTTGGGCACGACGCCGGAGGAAATCGTGCGCCGCATCCACGCGGCGGGCTTCGCGACGCTGCTGCGGTGA